The proteins below come from a single Tenuifilum thalassicum genomic window:
- the trxB gene encoding thioredoxin-disulfide reductase, with translation MAVFKSLNTNDPNEGAGKELPVEKVRVLILGSGPAGYTAAIYAARANLNPVLYEGIQPGGQLTTTTEIENFPGYPNGITGPEMMEDLKKQAMRFGTNVRFGIATKTDLSNQPYRITIDDEKIIETDALIIATGATAKYLGLESEDKFKGQGVSACATCDGFFYRGKDVAVVGGGDTACEEATYLAGLCNKVYMVVRKPYLRASKAMQERVFNTPNIEILFEHVTKEIVGDESGVNGVILTNTKEGKDVKVDISGFFLAIGHHPNSDIFKPWIETDEVGYIKTVPGTSKTNLPGVFACGDVQDPTYRQAITAAGSGCKAAIDAERYLGERNF, from the coding sequence ATGGCAGTATTTAAATCGCTAAACACAAACGATCCTAATGAGGGCGCAGGTAAAGAGCTACCTGTTGAAAAGGTTCGAGTACTGATTTTAGGTTCAGGGCCTGCTGGTTACACTGCAGCAATATATGCTGCTAGGGCAAACCTTAATCCAGTGCTCTACGAAGGTATTCAGCCTGGTGGTCAGTTAACCACAACTACCGAGATTGAAAACTTCCCTGGTTATCCAAATGGAATCACTGGACCTGAAATGATGGAAGACCTTAAAAAGCAAGCCATGCGCTTCGGAACCAATGTTCGCTTTGGTATTGCTACTAAAACGGACCTTTCTAATCAGCCCTACAGAATTACAATTGATGATGAGAAAATCATTGAGACTGATGCTCTTATTATTGCTACAGGAGCAACAGCAAAGTACCTTGGCTTAGAGTCTGAGGATAAGTTTAAGGGTCAAGGTGTTTCAGCATGTGCAACCTGCGATGGGTTTTTCTACCGCGGCAAGGATGTTGCTGTAGTTGGAGGCGGCGATACCGCCTGCGAGGAGGCAACCTATCTGGCTGGCCTTTGCAACAAGGTTTACATGGTTGTTCGTAAACCTTATCTTCGCGCCTCAAAGGCCATGCAGGAAAGAGTATTCAATACTCCTAACATCGAAATTCTTTTTGAACATGTAACTAAGGAAATTGTAGGCGATGAGAGTGGTGTTAACGGTGTTATCCTAACCAATACCAAGGAAGGAAAAGATGTTAAGGTTGATATTTCTGGCTTCTTCCTGGCAATAGGGCATCATCCAAATTCAGATATTTTCAAACCATGGATCGAAACCGACGAGGTTGGGTACATTAAAACAGTTCCCGGAACATCTAAAACAAACCTACCAGGAGTTTTTGCCTGTGGCGATGTTCAAGATCCTACCTATCGTCAAGCAATTACTGCTGCGGGTTCTGGTTGCAAAGCAGCAATTGATGCAGAGCGATACTTAGGAGAAAGAAATTTTTAG